The genomic interval GTCAACACCAAGTTTAGCCATTGCAACTGCATCATCGATAGGAGCAAGTTCACCTTCACCAACGATACCGTCTTCTTCACCACCAATTGAACCAACTTCACATTCAACTGAGATGCCTTTAGCATGAGCTTTAGCGATTACTTCTTCAGCAAGTTTAAGGTTTTCTTCGATTGGAAGATGTGAACCGTCAAACATCAATGATGAGTAACCAACTTCGATACATTCCAAAGCATCATCAAAATGACCGTGGTCAAGGTGAATAGCAACTGGAACTGTGATTCCCATTGATTCTACAAGAGTTTCAATGAGGAGTTTACACATTTTGTAACCACCCATGTATTTAGCCGCACCCATAGAAGTTTGGATCAATACTGGAGTCTTTTTAGCTTCTGCTGCACGCAAGATAGCTTGAGTCCATTCAAGGTTGTTTGTGTTGAAACCACCGATAGCGTATCCGTTATCACGAGCGGCTTGTACGAATTTTTCTGCTGAAACGATTGCCATTTCAAAATTCCTCCGAATATTTTATTACTTACCTAGTATAGCATTTTGTGAAGTATTTTTCTAGTCCAAGCTCGCAAAAATACAAAGTAACCGCTTTATTAAGCCATTCTTAAAGAAAGATAAAAAAAGATTAATAGTTTAATAACTATTAATCTTAGCATATCCCGAGGACCGGTTTCGAACCGGTACGAAGGTTACCCCTCGCAGGATTTTAAGTCCTGTGCGTCTGCCAGTTCCGCCACCCCGGGTATTATACAAAAACTCCCACTGGGGAGAATTATCAAGCGAACGACGAGATTCGAACTCGCGACCCCAACCATGGCAAGGTTGTGTTCTACCCCTGAACTACGTTCGCACTTAAACTTTGTGTCTTACGACAATGCCGACTACATGATTCGAACACGCGACCCTCTGATTACAAATCAGATGCTCTACCAACTGAGCTAAGTCGGCTAATACCTAGTATGCGGATGAAGGGACTTGAACCCCCACGCCGTTAAGCGCTAGATCCTAAATCTAGTGCGTCTGCCAATTCCGCCACATCCGCTAGGATTATGACCCGTGCTGGGCTCGAACCAGCGACCCTTTGATTAAAAGTCAAATGCTCTACCAACTGAGCTAACGAGTCATTAGTATTTCTACTAACGGTTCTGACGGGAATCGAACCCGCGATCTTCGCCGTGACAGGGCGACGTGATAACCGCTACACTACAGAACCTTTATTCACTTAATGGCTGAAACAACCAATGGGAGTTAACGGGATCGAACCGCTGACCCTCTGCTTGTAAGGCAGATGCTCTCCCAGCTGAGCTAAACTCCCAAAACTTGGCCACTCGCCTATCTCCCAGGGGGCAACCCCCAAGTACTTCCGCCGTAGATGGACTTAACTTCTGTGTTCGACATGGGAACAGGTGTATCTCCATCGCAATGATGACCAAATCATTAAATGTTACCTTGAACATTCAAAACTAAATAACAATTCTTCTAACTTTTAAACCATAAGCATATTATATTTGACTCTTTTGGTAAAGTCCTCGAGCGATTAGTACTGGTCCGCTCCAAGTCTCGCAACTCTTCCACTTCCAGCCTATCTACCAGATCATCTCTCTGGGCTCTTAATTCTTACGAATGGGTAATCTCATCTTGAGGTGGGCTTCGCACTTAGATGCTTTCAGCGCTTATCCCTTCCCTACATAGCTATCCAGCCGTGCTCCTGGCGGAACAACTGGTACACCAGCGGTAAGTCCATCCCGGTCCTCTCGTACTAAGGACAGATCCTCTCAAATTACCTACGCCCGCGACGGATAGGGACCGAACTGTCTCACGACGTTCTGAACCCAGCTCGCGTGCCGCTTTAATGGGCGAACAGCCCAACCCTTGGGACCGACTACAGCCCCAGGATGCGACGAGCCGACATCGAGGTGCCAAACCTCCCCGTCGATGTGAACTCTTGGGGGAGATAAGCCTGTTATCCCCAGGGTAGCTTTTATCCGTTGAGCGATGGCCCTTCCATGCGGTACCACCGGATCACTAAGTCCTAGTTTCCTACCTGCTCGAGTTGTAGCTCTCGCAGTCAAGCTGGCTTTTACCTTTACACTCTACGATTGATTTCCAACCAATCTGAGCCAACCTTTGAGCGCCTCCGTTACTCTTTAGGAGGCGACCGCCCCAGTCAAACTGTCCGTCAGACACTGTCTCCCTGGCCGATTATGCCAGCGGGTTAGAGTAACCATAAGTCAAGGGTAGTATCCCAACAACGCCTCAATAGAAACTAGCGTCCCTATTTCAATGGCTCCTACCTATCCTGTACATGACTTACAGGTACTCAATATCAAACTACAGTAAAGCTCCATGGGGTCTTTCCGTCCTGTCGCGGGTAACCTGCATCTTCACAGGTACTAAAATTTCACCGAGTCTCTCGTTGAGACAGTGCCCAAATCATTACGCCTTTCGTGCGGGTCGGAACTTACCCGACAAGGAATTTCGCTACCTTAGGACCGTTATAGTTACGGCCGCCGTTTACTGGGGCTTCAATTCATACCTTCGACTTACGTCTAAGCACTCCTCTTAACCTTCCAGCACCGGGCAGGCGTCACCCCCTATACATCACCTTGCGGTTTAGCAGAGAGCTGTGTTTTTGATAAACAGTTGCTTGGGCCTATTCACTGCGGCTGGCTTTTACACCAGCACCCCTTCTCCCGAAGTTACGGGGCTATTTTGCCGAGTTCCTTAACGAGAGTTCTCTCGATCACCTGAGGCTACTCGCCTCGACTACCTGTGTCGGTTTGCGGTACGGGTAGATATGACTTTACGCTAGAAGCTTTTCTTGGCAGTGTGACATCAGAGAGTTCGCAACCGTAGTTGCTTCCCCATCACAGCTCAATGTTAAAGAGAAATGCATTTGACACATCTCACACCTCACTGCTTAGACCAGAATCCATTAACTGGCATCTCTTAGCCTACTGCGTCCCTCCATCACGATCATATCTAGTACTGGAATATCAACCAGTTGTCCATCGACTACGCCTTTCGGCCTCGCCTTAGGTCCCGACTAACCCAGGGCGGACGAGCCTTCCCCTGGAAACCTTAGTCTTACGGTGGATAAGATTCTCACTTATCTTGCGCTACTCATACCGGCATTCTCACTTCTTAACGCTCCAGCACTCCTCACGGTATACCTTCATCGCGGTTAAGAACGCTCTCCTACCATTTAATTAAATTAAATCCAAAGCTTCGGTAATATGTTTAGCCCCGGTACATTTTCGGCGCAGGGTCACTCGACTAGTGAGCTATTACGCACTCTTTGAATGATAGCTGCTTCTGAGCTAACATCCTAGTTGTCTGTGCAACCCCACATCCTTTTCCACTTAACATATATTTTGGGACCTTAGCTGTTGGTCTGGGCTGTTTCCCTTTCGACTACGGATCTTAGCACTCGCAGTCTGACTGCCGAACATGTGTATTAGCATTCGGAGTTTATCTGAGATTGGTAATCCTAGACGGACCCCTCACCCAAACAGTGCTCTACCTCCAATACACTTACATTTCGACGCTAGCCCTAAAGCTATTTCGGAGAGAACCAGCTATCTCCCAGTTCGTTTGGAATTTCTCCGCTATCCACAAGTCATCCAAACACTTTTCAACGTGTCCTGGTTCGGGCCTCCAGTGCGTCTTACCACACCTTCACCCTGCTCATGGATAGGTCACTAGGTTTCGGGTCTACATCATGATACTAAGTCGCCCTATTCAGACTCGGTTTCCCTACGGCTCCGTCTCTTCAACTTAACCTCGCATCATAACGTAACTCGCCGGTTCATTCTACAAAAGGCACGCTCTCACCCATTAACGGGCTCGAACTTCTTGTAGGCACACGGTTTCAGGTGCTATTTCACTCCCCTCTCGGGGTTCTTTTCACCTTTCCCTCACGGTACTGGTTCACTATCGGTCACTAAGGAGTATTTAGGGTTGGGAGATGGTCCTCCCGGATTCAAACTGGATTTCGCGTGTCCAGCCCTACTCAGGATACTGCTAGGTATAAGCGCTATTTCGTCTACGGGATTATTACCCTCTTTGATTAACCTTCCCAGGTTATTCGACTATAATGCTTAAGTCCACGTTGCAGTCCTACAACCCCAAGAAGCAAGCTTCTTGGTTTGCCCTTCTTCGCGTTCGCTCGCCGCTACTTACGAAATCGTTTTTACTTTCTCTTCCTGCAGGTACTTAGATGTTTCAGTTCTCTGCGTTACCTTTACATGAGCTATGTATTCACTCATGAATAACTGCTAGTAGCAGCTGGGTTTCCCCATTCGGAGACCTAGGGATCAATGCGTACTTACTGCTCCCCCTAGAATATCGTCGTTAGTCACGTCCTTCATCGGCTCTTAGTGCCAAGGCATCCACCGTGCGCCCTTATTAACTTTGCCATGATGATTTATAATCATCGTTTTTCAAGTATAAGTTTGTAAATTCTTTAAAATTCACAGCTTTTGGTTTATTTATCGTTATTAGATATTGTTATTTAGTTTTCAATGTTCAAGTGATTTTAACGTCTTGTCTGACAATGGAGCCTAGCGGGATCGAACCGCTGACCTCCTGCGTGCAAAGCAGGCGCTCTCCCAGCTGAGCTAAGGCCCCACAATCAAGAATTTGATTCTTGCTTAGGTTTATGACTAAACCCCTCAAAACTGAATAAAGTTGAATGCTCACGTCTTTGTATATATTCCTTAGAAAGGAGGTGATCCAGCCGCACCTTCCGATACGGCTACCTTGTTACGACTTCACCCCAGTCATCGGTCTTACCTTAGGAAGCGCCCTCCTTGCGGTTAGGCAACCTACTTCGGGTACTCCCAACTCCCGTGGTGTGACGGGCGGTGTGTACAAGGCCCGGGAACGTATTCACCGCGGCGTGCTGATCCGCGATTACTAGCGATTCCGACTTCATGTAGGCGAGTTGCAGCCTACAATCCGAACTGAGAATGGTTTTAAGAGATTAGCTAAACATCACTGTCTCGCGACTCGTTGTACCATCCATTGTAGCACGTGTGTAGCCCAGGTCATAAGGGGCATGATGATTTGACGTCATCCCCACCTTCCTCCGGTTTATCACCGGCAGTCTCGTTAGAGTGCCCAACTTAATGATGGCAACTAACAATAGGGGTTGCGCTCGTTGCGGGACTTAACCCAACATCTCACGACACGAGCTGACGACAACCATGCACCACCTGTATCCCGTGTCCCGAAGGAACTTCCTATCTCTAGGAATAGCACGAGTATGTCAAGACCTGGTAAGGTTCTTCGCGTTGCTTCGAATTAAACCACATGCTCCACCGCTTGTGCGGGCCCCCGTCAATTCCTTTGAGTTTCAACCTTGCGGTCGTACTCCCCAGGCGGAGTGCTTATTGCGTTAGCTGCGATACAGAGAACTTATAGCTCCCTACATCTAGCACTCATCGTTTACGGCGTGGACTACCAGGGTATCTAATCCTGTTTGCTCCCCACGCTTTCGAGCCTCAGTGTCAGTTACAGGCCAGAGAGCCGCTTTCGCCACCGGTGTTCCTCCATATATCTACGCATTTCACCGCTACACATGGAATTCCACTCTCCTCTCCTGCACTCAAGTCTACCAGTTTCCAATGCATACAATGGTTGAGCCACTGCCTTTTACACCAGACTTAATAAACCACCTGCGCTCGCTTTACGCCCAATAAATCCGGACAACGCTCGGGACCTACGTATTACCGCGGCTGCTGGCACGTAGTTAGCCGTCCCTTTCTGGGTAGTTACCGTCACTTGATGAGCTTTCCACTCTCACCAACGTTCTTCTCTACCAACAGAGTTTTACGATCCGAAAACCTTCTTCACTCACGCGGCGTTGCTCGGTCAGACTTTCGTCCATTGCCGAAGATTCCCTACTGCTGCCTCCCGTAGGAGTTTGGGCCGTGTCTCAGTCCCAATGTGGCCGATCACCCTCTCAGGTCGGCTATGTATCATCGCCTTGGTGAGCCTTTACCTCACCAACTAGCTAATACAACGCGGGATCATCTTTGAGTGATGCAATTGCATCTTTCAAACTTAAAACTTGTGTTTAAAGTTTTTATGCGGTATTAGCATTCGTTTCCAAATGTTGTCCCCCGCTCAAAGGCAGATTCCCCACGCGTTACTCACCCGTTCGCTGCTCATCCAGTCGGTACAAGTACCAACCTTCAGCGCTCAACTTGCATGTATTAGGCACGCCGCCAGCGTTCGTCCTGAGCCAGGATCAAACTCTCAAATAAAGTATTTAAGTCACCTTAGTGACTGGCTTGTCTTTCATTATTGATTGACAGATTTTTGATGTATCTTACTACATCACATGAGTCATTCTTCTTTATTCAGTTTTCAATGGTCTAGCTTATCGCTTCAAGACTCTCGTCTCTTGCGACAACTATTATATTCTATCAAACCTAACTAAACTTGTCAAGAATTAACTGTGACTTTTACGACTTTTTTTATCTTACATCCGGAAAATCCCACGGTTGTCATGTTTTATTAAATACATTAATATTCGATTCTTGGTAAATTTAGTTTTCTCTGTTCCGAAATGATTCTGATGAGAACGATAAAGATGACAGAAATAAACAAAGCTAAGTTATGGCTGATTACCGATTGAAGGTATACATATAGAATTCCACCAATAATACATGGTAGGGCATAGATGTTTTCTCTAAAAATCATCGGAACTTGATTTGCAATCACATCGCGTATCATTCCACCACCGACACCTGTCAATACTCCTAAGAATACAATGAAGAAGATATTTTGTGAATAACCATGTGCTATTCCAGCATCAATCCCTAATACAGTAAAAATTCCTAGACCTATGGCATCAGAAACTAAGAGAAGATTATTGTAGAAACGTGCTGCTTTAAAAATACTCAATGCTTCTCTTCTTGATTTAATTATTAGTGCTACAAGCATAGCTACTATTGATGCAATAATCGAAATAACTATAAAAAATGGCGATTTTAATGCTGTAGGAGGTGTTGCTCCTAAGAGTAAATCTCGAAATATCCCACCACCAACTGCTGTTATTACTGACATCACAAGAATACCAAAAATATCTAGTTTATGATTGATCCCCACCACGGTCCCCGAAATAGCGAATGCTACGGTTCCTAAAATTTCCAAAAATAAATAAAAACTGCTAATCACTTCCATATCCCTTTATACTTCACCTTAATAATCTTTTTAATACAATTTATTATACCCTATAATTCTCCAATATAAATAAAAAAGAGACTGATTTTCAACAGTCTCTTTTTCTTTAATCAACGCGGCTAAAATTAGCAACATCTGCGCTGATATTTTCAATAAATTCTTCAAGCGGAATGACTTTTGTTTCTTTTGAGCCATAACGACGAATATTTACACTTCCATCAGCTTGTTCTTGGTCTCCAATAACGATTTGATATGGAATTTTGTGTGTTTGTGATTGACGAATCTTCCAGCCCATTTTTTCATTGGCTTCATCGACAACAACGCGGAAGCCTTTATCTTGAAGTTCACGTTGAATTTTCCAAGCATAATCGGCATGAATTTCATTATTTACTGGAATAATGGTTGCTTGAGTTGGAGCAAGCCATGTTGGGAAAGCACCTTTATAAACTTCGATAAGGTAGGCAATGAAACGTTCAAGTGTTGAGATTACGCCACGGTGAATCATTACTGGGCGATGTTTTTCCCCGTCAGCACCGATATACGAAATGTCAAAGTTTTCAGGATTAAGGAAGTCCAACTGAATAGTTGAAAGTGTTTCTTCATTACCAAGCGCAGTTTTAACTTGAATGTCAAGTTTAGGACCGTAAAATGCTGCTTCTCCTTCTGCTTCAACGTAGTCAAGATTCATGTCATCCATTGTCGCTTTGAGCATTGCTTGAGATTTTTCCCACATTTCATCATCTGGGAAATACTTCACTGTATCTTTAGGGTCACGGTAGCTGAGTCGGAAGCTGTAATCATTGATTCCAAAGTCACGGTACATGTCCATAATCAATTGAAGAATTTTACTAAATTCTTCTTGAACTTGTTCTAACATGACGAAAGTATGACCATCATTCAAAGTCATTTCGCGGACACGTTGAAGTCCTGAGAGTGCTCCTGATTTTTCATAACGGTGCATCATACCAAATTCGGCAATACGAATTGGGAGTTCACGATAAGAATGGACATGGTGTTTATAGATAGCTATATGGCTCGGACAGTTCATTGGACGAAGTTCCATTTCTTCGCCATCACCCATATCCATTGGTGGATACATATCTTCATGGTAATGTTGCCAGTGACCTGACTGTTTATAAGTATTAAGGTTCATCATGACTGGTGTGATAACGTGTTGATAACCGTTTTTCACTTCTTGGTCAACGACAAAACGTTCAATAATTCGACGAATTGTTGCTCCAGCTGGGAGCCAGTAAGCAGTTCCCGCACCAAGTTCTGCGTCATTAAAGAACAAGTCAAGTTCGCGACCGAGTTTACGGTGGTCACGTTCTTTTGCTTCTTCACGAAGTTTAAGATTTTCTTCTAATTCTTCTTTTGTAAACCAAGCTGTACCGTAAATACGTTGCATCATCTTGTTATCAGAATTACCGCGCCAGTAAGCACCTGCAACGTTGAGAAGGTGGAAAAATTTGATGACACCAGTTGATGGAACGTGTGGGCCGCGGCAAAGGTCAGTATATTCACCTTGAGTATAGATAGTAAGTCCACCTTCATCTTCATTGTGTTCTTCAATGAGTTCGAGTTTGTATGGATCATTTGCAAAAATTTCTTTTGCTTCTTCTTTGCTTACTTCTTTACGTTCTGATTTGAAGTTTTCTTTGACAATTTTCTTCATTTCAGCTTCAATTGTTGCCAAATCATCATTTGAAATTTGACCGGCTTCGTTATCTGTATCGTAATAGAAACCATCTTGAATAGCTGGTCCAACACCCAAGTGAATATCAGGGAAATGGCGTTTTGCTGCTTGAGCAAAAAGGTGAGCAGCTGAATGTCGTAAAATTCCAAGTGCATCTTCATGGTCTGGTGTTACAATTTCAAAGTTGCTATCTTCATTGATTGCTCGAGTGGCATCAATTAATTTTCCGTTGACCTTACCTGCAAGTGTTTTTTTGGCAAGACTAGGTGAGATTGATTTAGCAATTTCAAATGTTGTTACGCCCGCCTCAAATTCCTTTACGTTACCGTCTGGAAATGTTATTTTAATCATTTTATGTGCCTTTCTTTAATCTTTTTTTAGTTGGAAATTACTGACAGAAAAATCCGAATTGCTTGGGAGCAATGAATTACTTGTTAAAGTCTTGTCAATAATTTATGGAAATAAAAAAACGCAAATCTCATCCTATAAAGGACGCTACTTGCGTGTTACCACCTTTGTTCTATTTGCTGACAAAATTCGTTAAGCTCTTTCTAGCAATTATTGCTTACAAAAGTGCTCAATTTCTAGCTATAAAATTGCTGTCAGTAAATTTCTCTTCTTTGACGTAACGTGTCAGAGACGCTTTTCTGTTGTCCAAAAAAGAATTTAACTTACAAAAAGTCTGTAAGTAGTGAGTGGTATTTTTAGCTGCCATTTTCAGGCTCGCATCAACCGCCTGATTTCTTAGAAATTTTCACTAAAAACATGTCTCTTTTTATATTGTAAAGCTTGACCTAAAATTTGTCAAGAAGGAAATAATACTAAATAAAATTACTGACAGCCCAAAATTAAAAGTTCTGTCAGTAATTTTTACTGACGAGTAAAAAAGAACTCAATGAGTTCTTTTTATATTAATGTCTTTGCTCAATATTTTGCTTTGTTTTGTAAGCAAGAAAATCGCGTGCCACATCTTTATCAAAATCATTGAGTTGTTTTATCACTTGGTTTTGAATCGTTTCAATCTCAATTTTTTCAAAAGAGAGCTCAGCAATTACTTTTTCAACGACTTTTGTTACATTATTAGCAATCATATTGGCGTGGAGCAGTTTATCTTTGTATTTACCATTGATTGCAGCTTTGAATACTGCCGTTTGAATGCGGAAGCTATCCCAGTCAACGACATGTCCATTACGTTTGATAACTACTTTATTAACTAATTTTGCTTGCATCAATTTCTCCTTATTTTTTAATCTTCTTACAATACTATTATACCAAATTTTTCGGAATTATTTAAA from Lactococcus lactis carries:
- a CDS encoding class II fructose-bisphosphate aldolase; translated protein: MAIVSAEKFVQAARDNGYAIGGFNTNNLEWTQAILRAAEAKKTPVLIQTSMGAAKYMGGYKMCKLLIETLVESMGITVPVAIHLDHGHFDDALECIEVGYSSLMFDGSHLPIEENLKLAEEVIAKAHAKGISVECEVGSIGGEEDGIVGEGELAPIDDAVAMAKLGVDFLAAGIGNIHGPYPENWKGLHIDHLEKLNRALVEAMGHNVPIVLHGGSGIPDDQIREAIANGVAKVNVNTECQLAFAAATRKFVNEFDANEAEYMKKKLFDPRKFLKPGFDAITASVEERIDVFGSANKA
- a CDS encoding trimeric intracellular cation channel family protein, which translates into the protein MEVISSFYLFLEILGTVAFAISGTVVGINHKLDIFGILVMSVITAVGGGIFRDLLLGATPPTALKSPFFIVISIIASIVAMLVALIIKSRREALSIFKAARFYNNLLLVSDAIGLGIFTVLGIDAGIAHGYSQNIFFIVFLGVLTGVGGGMIRDVIANQVPMIFRENIYALPCIIGGILYVYLQSVISHNLALFISVIFIVLIRIISEQRKLNLPRIEY
- the thrS gene encoding threonine--tRNA ligase, with translation MIKITFPDGNVKEFEAGVTTFEIAKSISPSLAKKTLAGKVNGKLIDATRAINEDSNFEIVTPDHEDALGILRHSAAHLFAQAAKRHFPDIHLGVGPAIQDGFYYDTDNEAGQISNDDLATIEAEMKKIVKENFKSERKEVSKEEAKEIFANDPYKLELIEEHNEDEGGLTIYTQGEYTDLCRGPHVPSTGVIKFFHLLNVAGAYWRGNSDNKMMQRIYGTAWFTKEELEENLKLREEAKERDHRKLGRELDLFFNDAELGAGTAYWLPAGATIRRIIERFVVDQEVKNGYQHVITPVMMNLNTYKQSGHWQHYHEDMYPPMDMGDGEEMELRPMNCPSHIAIYKHHVHSYRELPIRIAEFGMMHRYEKSGALSGLQRVREMTLNDGHTFVMLEQVQEEFSKILQLIMDMYRDFGINDYSFRLSYRDPKDTVKYFPDDEMWEKSQAMLKATMDDMNLDYVEAEGEAAFYGPKLDIQVKTALGNEETLSTIQLDFLNPENFDISYIGADGEKHRPVMIHRGVISTLERFIAYLIEVYKGAFPTWLAPTQATIIPVNNEIHADYAWKIQRELQDKGFRVVVDEANEKMGWKIRQSQTHKIPYQIVIGDQEQADGSVNIRRYGSKETKVIPLEEFIENISADVANFSRVD
- a CDS encoding ATP cone domain-containing protein — translated: MQAKLVNKVVIKRNGHVVDWDSFRIQTAVFKAAINGKYKDKLLHANMIANNVTKVVEKVIAELSFEKIEIETIQNQVIKQLNDFDKDVARDFLAYKTKQNIEQRH